A region of Solibacillus isronensis DNA encodes the following proteins:
- the tyrS gene encoding tyrosine--tRNA ligase, giving the protein MTNELLQDLEWRGLLYQQTDAEGMEKLLNEEKVSLYVGVDPTADSMHIGHIVPLLTLRRFQKAGHTPILLVGGATGTVGDPSGRSEERQLQTMDQIEKNVQGLKKQMERLFDFSSGAANSAVLVNNNDWVGPMSLIDFLRDYGKLINVNYILNKDTVASRLDSGISFTEFAYTLIQGIDFNHLYDHHNVRIQVGGSDQWGNITTGLEMIRKTHDENAKAFGITIPLVTKADGTKFGKTAGGAVWLDAAKTSPYEFYQFWINTADADVVKYLKIFTFLTREEIEGLAVSVEEEPHLRKAQKALAEEMTRLIHGEAGLEAAERITKALFSGDLKALSVEEMKVAFSGVPSVEVAKEDKNIVELIVEAGISSSKRQAREDVTNGAISVNGEKITDLEYVIDSKDRLEDAFAIIRRGKKKYHMVKFA; this is encoded by the coding sequence ATGACAAACGAATTACTGCAAGACTTGGAATGGCGCGGATTGTTATACCAACAAACTGACGCGGAAGGTATGGAAAAGCTTTTAAACGAGGAGAAGGTTTCCCTGTACGTAGGTGTTGACCCGACAGCGGACTCGATGCATATCGGTCATATCGTGCCATTGCTTACATTACGCCGTTTCCAAAAAGCAGGTCATACACCGATTTTATTAGTTGGTGGAGCGACAGGTACGGTAGGGGATCCATCTGGCCGTTCAGAAGAGCGCCAATTACAGACGATGGACCAAATCGAAAAAAATGTGCAAGGTCTTAAAAAGCAAATGGAGCGCCTATTCGACTTTTCATCGGGTGCGGCAAACAGTGCTGTTCTTGTAAACAATAATGACTGGGTTGGTCCAATGTCATTAATTGATTTCCTTCGTGATTACGGGAAACTGATCAATGTAAACTACATCTTAAATAAAGATACGGTTGCATCACGCCTTGATTCAGGTATTTCATTCACTGAATTTGCATACACATTGATCCAAGGTATCGACTTCAACCACTTGTATGATCATCACAACGTTCGAATTCAAGTAGGTGGTTCGGATCAGTGGGGCAATATTACAACGGGCTTGGAAATGATTCGTAAAACACATGATGAAAATGCGAAAGCGTTCGGTATTACAATTCCGCTTGTAACAAAAGCGGACGGTACAAAATTCGGTAAAACAGCGGGTGGCGCGGTATGGCTGGATGCTGCTAAAACATCTCCATACGAGTTCTACCAGTTCTGGATCAATACAGCGGATGCCGATGTCGTGAAATACCTGAAAATCTTCACATTCCTGACACGTGAAGAGATTGAAGGTCTTGCAGTAAGTGTTGAAGAAGAGCCGCATTTACGTAAAGCTCAAAAAGCGCTGGCTGAAGAAATGACACGTCTGATTCACGGTGAAGCAGGTCTGGAAGCAGCAGAGCGTATTACAAAAGCATTATTCTCTGGTGATTTAAAAGCATTATCAGTAGAAGAAATGAAAGTAGCCTTCTCTGGTGTACCTTCTGTAGAAGTGGCAAAAGAGGATAAAAATATCGTGGAATTAATCGTAGAAGCAGGGATTTCTTCATCAAAACGTCAAGCACGTGAAGATGTTACGAACGGTGCAATTAGTGTGAACGGTGAAAAAATTACCGATCTTGAATATGTAATCGATTCAAAAGACCGTTTGGAAGATGCTTTTGCAATTATCCGTCGCGGTAAGAAAAAATACCATATGGTGAAATTTGCTTAA
- a CDS encoding transglycosylase domain-containing protein — protein sequence MREWLEKLNKKIDILASSERMRYVRIGGGVFWNLTLLAIIFIAATLLFVGGVGAGYFASLTKDEPLRSKEEMREQIFSYEETSELYFANDIYIGKIRTDLDRRETSLANISPSLINAVLATEDEYFREHTGIVPKAVLRGLLQDVSNSSTQTGGSTLTQQLIKNQILTNEVSYERKAKEILLAYRLEHFMTKEEILEAYLNIIPYGRNSSGRNIAGIETAAQGIFGVSASKLNLPQAAYIAGIPQAPFTYTPFTNKGEQKSAEGIQPGIDRMKTVLYRMLEAGYITEKEYNEAIAYDIPKDFKGYEIRPEEKYPWLTAELELRSKEIFAKILAEKDGIDPDRLKEEENLNEKYTIMADRTIRSGGYRIYSTINKDMYDSMKKVTEEFTLYGQTYKKKEKDPETGEEIEVDVPVQTGSIVIENSTGRILSFVGGRDHNITQVNHATNAFRSNGSTMKPLLAYAPALDYGVIGAGSPVVDVKFKRPSDGYAPVNYNPNQELGIIPARQAVASSQNLAVLRLYDSILDRSPATYLEKMGFSKLDRKDYVNLSTVLGALEIGASVEENTNAYATFANNGQFIDAYMIDRIEDLDGNIIYEHKVEPVKVFAPETAYMMTDMLRDVLKQGGTGTLAKSQLKFSSDFAAKSGTTQDHNDVWFVGYNPNISIGVWMGYEKLRTLYAFNNRYQHPSQRVNRLWAKYLNTLYDIDPELIGTKETFKKPEGVVTRSFCGISGLAPSTSCANAGLVTSDLFNKNVFLPSQPDDSFVSSTSVVINGNTYAALPNTPTEFVQMSGFGLNQAFVDRMLGKLGGDASKLLSFSSGKGVVTGAPFSADSAPPQPVFATLANGSLSWTASPSNDVVGYRVYSVTDQGRSLVRSLKSYEGYRVSVSPGVRYIVVAVDITGLESGYSNEVGEVVETAPPEPPETEEDEENVVPGEIIEDLDEIEVDVDPVEPEPSGE from the coding sequence GTGAGAGAATGGCTCGAAAAATTAAATAAAAAAATCGATATCCTTGCTTCTTCAGAACGAATGCGCTACGTCCGAATTGGAGGCGGTGTATTCTGGAATTTAACATTGCTGGCGATTATTTTTATAGCTGCGACACTGTTGTTTGTCGGAGGTGTAGGCGCAGGTTACTTCGCATCATTAACAAAGGATGAACCTTTGCGATCGAAAGAAGAAATGCGCGAACAAATTTTCAGCTATGAAGAAACAAGTGAACTTTATTTTGCGAACGATATTTACATAGGAAAGATCCGAACTGATTTAGATCGACGTGAAACATCGCTAGCTAATATATCCCCATCCTTGATTAATGCTGTACTTGCTACAGAGGATGAATATTTCAGGGAGCATACCGGCATAGTGCCGAAAGCAGTATTACGGGGATTACTGCAAGACGTATCCAACTCGTCAACACAGACAGGTGGCTCTACCCTTACACAGCAATTAATAAAGAACCAAATCTTAACGAATGAAGTTTCCTATGAACGTAAAGCAAAGGAAATATTACTTGCCTATCGTTTGGAACATTTTATGACAAAAGAAGAAATACTAGAAGCCTATTTAAATATTATCCCGTACGGCCGAAATTCTTCAGGTCGTAATATTGCTGGTATCGAGACGGCTGCACAAGGTATTTTTGGTGTGTCCGCATCTAAATTAAATTTACCTCAGGCTGCCTATATTGCCGGTATCCCTCAGGCACCTTTCACCTACACACCTTTTACAAATAAAGGTGAGCAAAAAAGCGCGGAAGGGATACAACCAGGTATTGACCGTATGAAAACTGTTCTTTATCGTATGCTGGAAGCGGGCTATATTACAGAGAAAGAATATAACGAAGCAATTGCGTATGATATTCCGAAAGACTTTAAAGGATATGAAATCCGTCCGGAAGAAAAATATCCTTGGTTAACGGCTGAGCTTGAGCTCCGTTCAAAAGAAATCTTTGCGAAAATACTCGCGGAAAAAGACGGCATTGATCCGGATCGTTTAAAAGAGGAAGAGAACTTAAATGAAAAGTATACAATAATGGCCGACCGTACAATACGTTCCGGCGGTTACCGTATTTACTCAACGATCAATAAAGATATGTATGATTCCATGAAAAAAGTGACGGAGGAATTCACTTTATACGGACAAACATACAAGAAGAAAGAAAAAGATCCTGAAACAGGCGAAGAAATCGAAGTGGATGTGCCTGTACAAACAGGAAGTATTGTTATTGAAAATAGTACCGGCCGCATTTTAAGTTTCGTTGGCGGACGGGACCATAATATTACACAAGTAAATCACGCAACAAATGCATTCCGATCAAACGGTTCAACAATGAAGCCGTTGCTTGCCTACGCACCAGCGCTTGATTACGGTGTCATCGGAGCAGGAAGCCCTGTTGTCGATGTGAAATTTAAACGTCCATCTGACGGCTATGCTCCTGTAAACTATAACCCGAATCAGGAATTAGGAATTATACCAGCACGTCAGGCGGTTGCTTCATCCCAAAACTTAGCCGTCCTAAGATTATATGATTCAATTTTAGATCGCAGTCCGGCAACCTATTTGGAAAAAATGGGCTTCTCCAAGCTAGACAGAAAGGACTATGTAAACCTTTCTACAGTTCTTGGAGCTTTGGAAATTGGTGCTTCAGTTGAAGAAAATACCAATGCCTATGCGACATTTGCCAATAACGGCCAATTTATCGATGCCTACATGATTGATCGCATTGAAGATTTGGATGGCAATATTATTTATGAACATAAAGTTGAGCCTGTGAAAGTGTTTGCGCCTGAAACAGCGTATATGATGACAGATATGCTGCGTGATGTGCTGAAGCAAGGCGGAACAGGAACATTGGCAAAAAGCCAGTTGAAATTCTCATCTGACTTCGCTGCCAAGTCTGGTACAACACAGGACCATAACGATGTTTGGTTTGTTGGATATAACCCGAATATATCGATAGGTGTCTGGATGGGTTACGAAAAACTGCGGACACTTTATGCATTTAATAACCGTTACCAGCATCCAAGTCAGCGTGTAAACCGTTTATGGGCAAAGTACCTAAATACACTTTATGACATTGACCCGGAATTAATCGGTACGAAAGAAACATTTAAAAAACCTGAAGGCGTTGTGACAAGATCATTTTGTGGTATTTCAGGTCTGGCACCTTCTACTTCATGTGCCAATGCCGGTTTAGTCACTTCCGATCTATTTAATAAAAATGTATTTTTACCGTCACAGCCGGATGATAGCTTTGTATCTTCCACATCAGTTGTAATTAACGGCAACACATATGCTGCATTACCGAATACACCTACTGAGTTTGTTCAAATGAGCGGTTTCGGATTAAATCAGGCCTTTGTTGACCGCATGTTAGGCAAACTAGGTGGAGACGCTTCAAAATTATTGTCATTCAGTTCAGGTAAGGGTGTTGTAACCGGTGCTCCATTCTCGGCAGACAGTGCGCCACCGCAACCTGTTTTTGCTACATTGGCAAATGGTTCACTTTCATGGACAGCCTCTCCATCAAATGATGTTGTTGGCTATCGCGTATATAGTGTTACCGATCAAGGTAGATCGCTTGTACGTTCATTAAAATCTTATGAAGGATACCGCGTGTCTGTTTCACCAGGCGTTCGCTACATCGTTGTAGCAGTCGATATTACAGGATTGGAATCCGGTTATTCGAATGAAGTCGGAGAAGTGGTGGAAACTGCTCCACCTGAACCACCGGAAACAGAAGAAGATGAAGAAAATGTTGTACCTGGGGAAATAATTGAAGACCTGGACGAGATTGAAGTTGACGTTGATCCGGTCGAACCAGAACCATCAGGAGAATAA
- a CDS encoding acetylornithine transaminase, with the protein MSALFQNYARRPFAIVEGKGTEVFDTTGKRYLDFTSGIAVCSLGHAHPLIVDAIQKQSQKLWHISNLFESPGQEKLAASLVEDLHLSYAFFCNSGAEANEAAIKLARKHTGKHKIIVFEQSFHGRTFGAMSATGQDKVRKGFGPLVSEFITLPFNDVEALKAAVDADTAAIMLEMIQGEGGVNPATDEFAKAIHEIQQSSDILVIVDEVQTGIGRTGTRFAYEQTAIKPDIVSMAKGLGGGFPIGGILGTEKLFNTFNAGTHGTTFGGNPLGVAVAQTVIDQIFNDAFLENVKQKSAYFINKLEEAFPEDKYSVQGKGLMLGLSLGGEDVAPYVAALDKAGLLTVAAGPKVIRLLPPLTVSEQEIDEAVNLLKDVLKAEQVSI; encoded by the coding sequence ATGAGTGCATTATTCCAAAATTACGCAAGAAGACCTTTTGCTATTGTCGAAGGAAAAGGAACAGAAGTATTTGATACGACAGGGAAAAGATATTTAGATTTTACGAGCGGCATTGCCGTTTGTAGTTTAGGGCATGCACATCCATTAATCGTTGATGCGATTCAAAAACAAAGTCAAAAGTTGTGGCATATTAGTAACTTATTTGAAAGTCCAGGACAGGAAAAACTTGCTGCATCATTAGTGGAAGATTTGCATTTATCGTATGCATTCTTCTGTAATAGTGGTGCAGAGGCGAACGAAGCGGCTATTAAATTAGCACGTAAGCATACAGGGAAACATAAAATCATTGTGTTTGAACAGAGCTTTCACGGGCGTACATTTGGTGCGATGAGCGCAACTGGACAAGATAAAGTACGTAAAGGCTTCGGTCCTTTAGTAAGCGAGTTTATTACATTGCCGTTTAATGATGTAGAAGCATTAAAAGCTGCAGTTGATGCGGATACTGCTGCGATTATGCTTGAAATGATTCAAGGTGAAGGCGGAGTAAATCCTGCAACGGATGAATTCGCGAAAGCCATTCATGAAATTCAGCAATCATCGGATATTTTAGTTATTGTTGATGAAGTACAAACAGGTATCGGACGTACAGGAACACGTTTTGCATATGAGCAGACAGCTATTAAACCGGATATTGTGTCAATGGCAAAAGGTCTTGGTGGCGGTTTCCCAATTGGGGGGATCCTCGGGACAGAAAAGCTGTTTAATACATTTAATGCCGGTACACACGGTACGACATTCGGCGGAAATCCATTAGGTGTTGCCGTTGCACAAACAGTTATCGATCAAATATTCAATGATGCCTTTTTGGAGAATGTTAAACAAAAATCGGCGTATTTTATTAATAAGCTGGAAGAAGCTTTTCCGGAAGATAAATATTCGGTTCAAGGAAAAGGTTTAATGCTTGGTCTAAGCCTTGGTGGCGAAGATGTGGCACCGTATGTTGCAGCATTGGATAAAGCTGGTCTATTAACGGTTGCAGCCGGCCCGAAAGTGATTCGATTATTACCTCCTTTAACAGTTAGCGAACAAGAAATTGATGAAGCAGTCAATTTACTAAAAGATGTATTAAAAGCGGAACAAGTATCAATTTAA
- the argB gene encoding acetylglutamate kinase has translation MTTFKSTHHTARKMVIKLGGSTLEGLNETFFRNFKALQEQGIQLIITHGGGPAINRELAAAGIESHTVNGLRVTSEEMIDIVQSTLIGKVNPSLVHELHSASISAIGLNGFDGGLLESEFLDYETYAYVGEVKHVNINMLNSLTEAGIVPVIACIGATKDGQALNINGDTVASEIALAVEADCLLLVTDVAGIRIQDEYQTEVTPGLIEQWIGEGHIYGGMIPKVQGALNCLKAGIPSVQIVNETLTGTTILSEELVK, from the coding sequence ATGACTACGTTCAAATCAACGCATCATACCGCTCGTAAAATGGTCATCAAGCTTGGTGGCAGCACATTAGAAGGTCTTAACGAGACCTTCTTTCGCAATTTTAAAGCATTGCAGGAACAAGGTATCCAACTCATTATTACCCATGGTGGAGGACCTGCGATCAACCGCGAATTAGCTGCTGCCGGAATCGAGTCCCATACAGTAAATGGACTGCGTGTAACGAGTGAAGAAATGATCGATATTGTACAGTCAACTTTAATCGGAAAAGTAAATCCTTCACTCGTCCATGAGCTCCATTCAGCAAGTATTTCTGCCATTGGACTGAATGGGTTTGATGGCGGGTTGCTAGAGAGTGAATTTTTAGATTATGAAACTTACGCATATGTAGGAGAAGTGAAGCATGTTAATATTAATATGTTAAACTCTTTGACGGAAGCTGGAATTGTACCTGTTATTGCTTGTATCGGTGCAACGAAGGATGGGCAGGCGCTGAATATCAATGGCGATACAGTGGCAAGTGAAATTGCATTGGCTGTCGAGGCAGATTGTCTCCTGCTTGTGACGGATGTCGCCGGTATTCGCATACAGGATGAATACCAGACGGAAGTGACACCAGGCTTAATCGAACAATGGATTGGCGAAGGGCATATATACGGAGGGATGATTCCGAAAGTACAAGGCGCCCTTAATTGTTTGAAGGCAGGCATTCCTTCTGTACAAATTGTTAATGAAACTTTAACCGGGACGACTATTTTAAGTGAGGAGCTAGTGAAATGA
- the argJ gene encoding bifunctional glutamate N-acetyltransferase/amino-acid acetyltransferase ArgJ, producing the protein MTSTIEMKKLSSKNIVSPKGFTAAGVHCGLKHKKKDLAILVSEVPASVAGVFTTNAVQAAPLKVTKEVVYETEKMQAIIVNSGNANACTGKQGLLDAYEMQLLAAQKLGIASNLVGVASTGVIGEIMKMEPVKKGVELLNPDSKLESGIDFSQAILTTDTVMKNTTYATIIDGKEVIVSGTAKGSGMIEPNMATMLGFITTDANIASEELQKALSSVTDCTFNSITVDGDTSTNDTVIVMANGLAGNEPLSPAHPDWENFYTALRLVSEDLAKSIARDGEGATKLIEVEVDGAVSDEEARKIAKTVVGSPLVKTAVFGCDANWGRIIAAVGYSGAVIDPDKITIKIGGATMVENGEPIKFSEEELIEILKQHEVKIYVSLEVGKGHGFAWGCDLTYDYVQINASYRS; encoded by the coding sequence ATGACTTCAACAATAGAAATGAAAAAATTATCAAGCAAAAATATCGTATCACCAAAAGGGTTTACTGCAGCAGGTGTTCATTGCGGACTTAAACATAAGAAAAAAGATTTAGCGATTCTAGTAAGCGAAGTACCAGCAAGCGTTGCCGGTGTTTTTACAACAAATGCAGTCCAGGCAGCACCATTAAAAGTAACAAAAGAAGTTGTATATGAAACGGAAAAAATGCAGGCGATTATCGTAAATTCAGGAAATGCCAATGCATGCACAGGCAAACAAGGTTTATTGGACGCATATGAAATGCAACTGCTTGCCGCGCAAAAACTTGGCATTGCATCTAATTTGGTAGGGGTAGCCTCTACGGGTGTCATAGGGGAAATTATGAAGATGGAGCCAGTTAAAAAAGGTGTGGAGCTATTAAATCCGGATTCAAAGCTAGAGAGCGGTATTGATTTTTCACAGGCAATTTTAACGACAGATACAGTAATGAAAAATACAACTTATGCAACGATCATTGATGGCAAGGAAGTAATTGTTTCAGGAACAGCTAAAGGCTCTGGAATGATTGAACCGAATATGGCGACAATGCTCGGCTTTATTACAACTGATGCCAATATTGCATCAGAAGAGCTGCAAAAAGCATTATCGAGTGTAACGGATTGCACATTCAACTCGATCACGGTTGATGGAGATACATCAACGAACGATACAGTTATTGTAATGGCAAATGGCTTAGCAGGAAATGAGCCGCTATCTCCTGCACATCCAGACTGGGAAAACTTCTACACAGCACTACGTCTCGTATCAGAAGATTTAGCAAAGTCAATTGCACGTGACGGGGAAGGTGCGACAAAGCTGATTGAAGTAGAAGTGGATGGAGCAGTTTCAGATGAAGAAGCACGTAAAATCGCGAAGACAGTTGTAGGTTCACCACTAGTAAAAACAGCAGTATTTGGCTGTGATGCAAACTGGGGACGTATTATTGCAGCAGTTGGCTATTCCGGAGCTGTAATCGATCCTGATAAAATCACAATTAAAATTGGTGGAGCAACAATGGTGGAAAATGGCGAACCAATTAAGTTTTCCGAAGAAGAGCTCATCGAAATTTTAAAACAGCATGAAGTAAAAATATATGTGTCACTTGAAGTCGGTAAAGGGCACGGATTTGCATGGGGGTGTGATTTGACTTATGACTACGTTCAAATCAACGCATCATACCGCTCGTAA
- the argC gene encoding N-acetyl-gamma-glutamyl-phosphate reductase, whose protein sequence is MKAGIIGATGYGGLELLRFLHNHKEVEEIGLFTSSDEGTQFSDKFPHLTDIYNQPLLKLDDDALAEYDVVFASTPSGVSSTIFPSLVERGPKLIDLSGDFRLKNLANYETWYKKNPAPQEVVDRSVYGLTEWNEPAIEKAHLIANPGCYPTAVLLSILPLIKHRLIDPSYLVIDAKSGISGAGNKPSQATHFSEANESFSIYKINEHQHIPEIEQAISMFTDIDTKITFNTHLVPMTRGILATSYAQVTEGVTQKQLVDCLTETYKDHPFVRVIQQASAVGTNRVKGSNYCDIYVQLDERTNRATIIGVIDNLVKGAAGQAIQNMNVQFGIPQQTGLQLVPYFI, encoded by the coding sequence ATGAAAGCAGGTATTATTGGTGCAACAGGGTACGGCGGACTAGAACTACTACGGTTTTTGCATAATCATAAAGAAGTAGAAGAAATTGGATTATTTACATCCTCTGATGAAGGAACTCAATTTTCGGATAAATTTCCACATTTAACGGATATTTATAATCAGCCATTACTTAAATTGGACGATGATGCATTGGCGGAATACGATGTTGTATTTGCAAGTACACCGTCTGGAGTATCAAGTACGATTTTCCCTTCTTTAGTTGAACGGGGACCAAAATTAATCGATTTATCCGGGGACTTCCGGCTGAAAAATTTAGCAAACTATGAAACATGGTATAAAAAAAATCCGGCTCCACAGGAAGTAGTGGACCGAAGTGTATACGGATTAACGGAGTGGAATGAGCCGGCTATTGAAAAAGCCCATTTAATTGCCAACCCGGGCTGTTATCCAACGGCTGTTTTATTATCCATCTTGCCTCTTATAAAACATCGGTTAATTGATCCGAGCTACTTGGTCATCGATGCGAAGAGCGGAATTTCAGGAGCAGGTAACAAACCTTCACAAGCAACACATTTCAGTGAAGCAAATGAAAGCTTCTCGATTTATAAAATTAATGAACACCAGCACATTCCCGAAATCGAACAAGCGATTTCAATGTTTACCGATATCGACACAAAAATAACATTTAATACTCATCTAGTCCCGATGACACGCGGTATTTTAGCAACTTCCTATGCACAAGTAACGGAAGGAGTAACACAAAAACAATTAGTGGACTGTTTAACAGAAACGTATAAGGATCATCCATTTGTCCGTGTCATTCAACAGGCTTCAGCAGTAGGTACAAACCGCGTTAAAGGTTCAAACTATTGCGACATATATGTGCAACTTGATGAAAGGACAAATCGGGCAACGATTATCGGGGTGATCGATAATTTAGTTAAAGGAGCGGCCGGCCAGGCAATTCAGAACATGAATGTCCAATTCGGTATTCCGCAGCAAACAGGCTTACAACTCGTTCCGTATTTTATTTAA
- the acsA gene encoding acetate--CoA ligase → MGMKTMEKLAVIPGEHNLKNYEETAANHDWQHSETAFSWFETGKVNIAYEAIDRHATSHRKNKVALYYNDGNRKEAYSFYDMKRHTNKAANVLKEKADLKKGERIFIFMPRTPELYFSLIGALKIGAIVGPLFEAFMEGAVYDRLMDSEATAIITTPALLNRVPLEKLPHLKTVFVVGENIEETDKILDFNKYFAEASQDFDIEWVDKEDGSLLHYTSGSTGAPKGVLQVHYAMVQQYQTAQWVLDLKEDDIYWCTADPGWVTGTAYGIFGPWLNGVTNVVIGGRFSPQSWYGAIEEYGVTVWYSAPTAFRMLMGAGPNIIGKYNLSTLRHVLSVGEPLNPEVVKWGMEILNHRIHDTWWMTETGGHMICNYPSMDIKPGSMGKPVPGIYATIVDDQGNEVPPYTMGNLAIKKGWPAMMRQIWGNPERYESYFLKGEWYVSGDSAFKDEEGYFWFQGRVDDVIMTAGERVGPFEVESKLLEHPDVVEAGVIGKPDPVRGEIIKAFISLREGVEPSEALETNIRDFVKTGLSAHSAPREIEFRDKLPKTRSGKIMRRVLKAWELDLPAGDLSTMED, encoded by the coding sequence ATGGGGATGAAAACAATGGAAAAGCTTGCAGTTATTCCGGGGGAACATAATCTAAAAAATTATGAGGAAACAGCTGCGAATCATGATTGGCAACATAGTGAAACAGCATTTTCTTGGTTTGAAACGGGGAAGGTCAATATTGCATATGAAGCAATAGACCGGCACGCAACATCACACCGCAAAAACAAAGTCGCTCTTTATTATAATGATGGGAACAGAAAAGAAGCCTATTCTTTTTATGATATGAAACGTCATACGAATAAAGCTGCGAATGTGTTGAAGGAAAAGGCGGACTTAAAAAAAGGGGAACGTATTTTTATTTTTATGCCACGCACGCCGGAGCTTTATTTCAGCTTAATTGGTGCATTGAAAATTGGCGCAATTGTTGGGCCATTATTTGAAGCATTTATGGAAGGTGCGGTATATGACCGTTTAATGGATAGTGAGGCGACAGCAATCATTACAACGCCTGCACTGTTGAACAGAGTACCGCTAGAAAAGCTGCCGCATTTAAAAACGGTTTTTGTAGTCGGGGAAAATATAGAAGAAACTGATAAGATATTAGATTTTAATAAATACTTTGCAGAGGCATCTCAGGATTTTGACATTGAATGGGTCGATAAGGAAGATGGCTCCCTTTTGCATTATACTTCCGGCTCAACAGGTGCTCCAAAAGGGGTATTGCAGGTCCATTATGCAATGGTTCAGCAATATCAGACAGCACAGTGGGTACTGGATTTGAAGGAAGATGATATTTACTGGTGCACAGCCGATCCTGGTTGGGTGACTGGGACAGCTTACGGAATATTTGGTCCATGGTTAAATGGTGTGACGAATGTAGTTATCGGGGGGCGTTTCAGTCCACAATCTTGGTATGGAGCAATTGAGGAATATGGAGTCACGGTATGGTATAGTGCGCCAACCGCATTTCGAATGTTGATGGGTGCAGGTCCGAATATTATCGGTAAATATAATCTTTCTACACTTCGTCACGTTTTATCGGTTGGTGAACCATTAAACCCGGAAGTAGTGAAATGGGGTATGGAGATTTTAAATCATCGTATTCACGACACATGGTGGATGACGGAAACAGGGGGTCATATGATCTGCAACTACCCATCGATGGATATTAAGCCGGGCTCAATGGGCAAACCTGTGCCGGGAATTTATGCAACGATTGTAGATGATCAAGGCAATGAAGTACCGCCTTATACGATGGGGAATTTGGCTATCAAAAAAGGGTGGCCGGCGATGATGCGGCAAATTTGGGGGAATCCCGAACGCTATGAATCTTATTTCTTAAAAGGAGAATGGTATGTTTCAGGAGATTCTGCATTTAAGGATGAGGAAGGATATTTCTGGTTCCAAGGTCGAGTAGACGATGTTATTATGACGGCTGGAGAACGAGTTGGACCATTTGAAGTGGAAAGTAAACTGCTTGAACATCCTGATGTAGTGGAAGCAGGTGTAATTGGTAAACCAGACCCGGTGCGCGGTGAAATTATAAAGGCATTTATTTCATTACGCGAAGGGGTAGAGCCTAGTGAAGCGCTTGAAACGAATATTCGGGACTTTGTAAAAACAGGATTATCTGCCCATTCAGCACCACGAGAAATTGAATTCAGAGATAAGTTGCCGAAAACTCGAAGCGGTAAAATTATGCGCCGCGTGTTAAAGGCGTGGGAACTCGATTTACCGGCAGGCGACTTATCAACAATGGAAGATTAA
- a CDS encoding GNAT family N-acetyltransferase produces the protein MIHVKNYYRLEFKTKNGNVLVEGPVSSEKLATYTLHEDLKAFRPSHQQHEALVGIAKLEEGRIIVIRQDNIIVGYVTYLYPDPLERWSEDRIQNMIELGAIEVIPAFRGSGAGKKLLEVSFMDDAMEDYLVITTEYYWHWDLKGTGLSVWEYRNMMERMMTSVNFEYYATDDPEITSHPANCLMARVGARVENETLERFDRLRFRNRFMY, from the coding sequence ATGATTCATGTGAAAAATTATTATCGTCTTGAATTCAAAACGAAGAATGGTAATGTTTTAGTAGAAGGACCTGTTTCTTCCGAAAAACTAGCTACCTACACATTACATGAAGATTTAAAAGCTTTTAGACCTTCCCATCAGCAGCATGAAGCCCTTGTCGGGATTGCTAAGCTGGAAGAAGGGCGCATTATTGTCATTCGACAGGATAACATTATCGTCGGCTATGTTACGTATCTCTATCCAGATCCGTTGGAACGCTGGTCTGAAGATCGGATTCAAAATATGATTGAGCTTGGCGCCATTGAAGTCATTCCTGCTTTTAGAGGATCCGGTGCAGGCAAAAAATTATTGGAAGTATCATTTATGGATGATGCAATGGAAGATTATTTAGTGATTACAACTGAATATTACTGGCATTGGGATTTAAAAGGAACAGGTTTATCTGTTTGGGAATATAGGAATATGATGGAGAGAATGATGACTTCTGTCAATTTCGAATATTATGCAACAGATGATCCTGAAATTACATCCCATCCTGCCAACTGTCTAATGGCGCGTGTAGGGGCACGTGTTGAAAATGAGACATTGGAGAGATTTGACAGACTTCGCTTTAGAAATCGTTTCATGTATTAA